The genomic region TTTTCGACACCTCTAAGTTCAAAGTAGAGTTTCATTCCTTAGTGTTTGGGCTTGCCTGTAAGTCGTGGACAGATGGTTAAGCGGCTATTAGCGCCGCTGTTGCTTGCCCTAGCGATAACTTATAAGCCACCGGACTGAGAAATCCGATGGCAGAATGTCGACGGCAGCGATTGTGGAAAACCTCAATCCGCTCACCCACACCGTCATAAACCTTTGCCCTGGTGGCGGAAACATTCCAGTAGAAACACTCAACCTTCAACGTCGCCCAAAACGACTTCGCCATCGCGTTATCCCAGCACACCTCAGTCCTTCCCACTGACATCCGCACACCAATCTCACCGGCAGCCTTGTCGGGCTGATCACTGGTGAACTGTGTTTCACGGTCAGCATGCAAAATCACCTTCTCCGGCAAGTGCCCCCGCAAAGCACGAGCCCGGGTCAACGCTTCGATCACCAGATTCGTGTCCTGCCGCGGCCCCATGGTATACCCGATCACCCGACGGGAATGACCGTCCCGGATCGCACACGGAAACACCCAGCTCTCACTACTGCGCAGATACGTAAAATCCGTGATTCAGGCGACGTTGACACACCGCCAATCCCAGGTACATT from Gleimia hominis harbors:
- a CDS encoding DDE-type integrase/transposase/recombinase codes for the protein MTDFTYLRSSESWVFPCAIRDGHSRRVIGYTMGPRQDTNLVIEALTRARALRGHLPEKVILHADRETQFTSDQPDKAAGEIGVRMSVGRTEVCWDNAMAKSFWATLKVECFYWNVSATRAKVYDGVGERIEVFHNRCRRHSAIGFLSPVAYKLSLGQATAALIAA